The SAR324 cluster bacterium genome includes a region encoding these proteins:
- a CDS encoding ABC transporter permease subunit: MPFVLNLRALPLIIFAIPLYMMFQAVGLLDMLLGLALIMCIINLPLTLALLSSTLRNIPEELDDAARVDGASTLSIILRIILPLSVAAIASSSVLGFVYAWNEFLFGLMLTTKSATPITIGASFFFSASGGGVKWGVASAVIILSLLPPLIVGLLFYRSISSSLTGGAVKG, encoded by the coding sequence TTGCCCTTCGTGCTAAACCTGCGAGCCCTACCATTGATCATTTTTGCCATCCCCCTCTACATGATGTTTCAGGCCGTGGGCCTACTTGATATGTTGTTGGGCCTGGCACTAATCATGTGCATCATCAATCTGCCCCTGACGTTGGCTCTGCTATCGTCAACATTGCGAAACATACCTGAAGAACTGGATGATGCTGCCAGGGTTGATGGTGCATCGACCCTCTCAATCATACTGCGGATCATCCTGCCACTGTCTGTTGCGGCAATTGCTTCTTCATCTGTTCTAGGGTTCGTCTATGCTTGGAATGAATTTCTGTTTGGGCTGATGCTGACTACAAAATCAGCTACACCTATAACGATTGGAGCATCCTTCTTTTTCTCGGCAAGCGGAGGAGGAGTGAAGTGGGGGGTAGCTTCTGCAGTCATCATTTTATCTTTACTACCACCTTTGATTGTTGGCCTATTATTTTATCGATCAATTAGCAGTTCTCTGACTGGGGGAGCTGTCAAAGGATGA